A window of Phenylobacterium sp. NIBR 498073 genomic DNA:
CCCAGCGGACGCGCAGGTCGCGAACCAGGCCGCGGGCGAAGGGCGGAACCCACTTGAAGGCGGAAACTTCGATCATGATCAGGCCTCCTTGGCCAGGTAGCCGGCCAGCTTGTCGAGCAGCGAATTCCAGCCGCCGATGTGGGAGTCGCGGGCCTCGACCGTGGCGAACGACGTCTGGTGAAAGCTGAACAGGGTGCGACCGCCGGCCAGCCGCCCGAAGGTGACCGTGACGGTGTGGTCACGCACGCCCATCGCCCCGTCGGCCCAGCCGAAGCTCATGACGATGCGCTCGGCCGGCACGATCTCCTTGTAGGCGCCCTGCATCCAGTGGTCGGCGCCCTTGTCGTCGCGAATGCAGGCGCGATAGGCGCCGCCGACGCGGAAGTCCTGCTCGAAGGTGGTGGTGACGAAGTCCTTCGGACCCCACCAGCGCATTAGATGCTCGGGCGTGGTCCAGACTTCGAAGACCAGCTCGGGCGGAGCCTCGAAGATGCGCTCGATGAGCAGTTCGTCGTCCTGGAGGACGGCGGCGTTAGTCGTCGCGCTCATGATCCTTGGCCTCCTTATTGGCCTGCAGTTCAGCGAGATAGGCGTCCATCCGCTCGAAGCTGCCGTCCCAGAACCGGCGGTAGTGCTCGATCCAGCCGGCGGCGTCCTTGAGCGGTCCCGCATTCAACTGACAGGGCCGCCATTGAGCTTCGCGCGTGCGTGAGACGAGGCCGGCCTGTTCGAGCACCTTCAGGTGGCGGGAGACGGCCGGCAGGCTGATCTCGAACGGCTGGGCGAGATCGCTGACGGAGGCCTCGCCCAGGGCGAGGCGCGCCAGGATCGCACGCCGGGTCGGGTCGGCCAGGGCCTGGAAGGTGGTGCTGAGAGGGTCGGACATCGTTTTCATTTAACGGACAGGTTAATT
This region includes:
- a CDS encoding SRPBCC domain-containing protein; translation: MSATTNAAVLQDDELLIERIFEAPPELVFEVWTTPEHLMRWWGPKDFVTTTFEQDFRVGGAYRACIRDDKGADHWMQGAYKEIVPAERIVMSFGWADGAMGVRDHTVTVTFGRLAGGRTLFSFHQTSFATVEARDSHIGGWNSLLDKLAGYLAKEA
- a CDS encoding metalloregulator ArsR/SmtB family transcription factor; this encodes MSDPLSTTFQALADPTRRAILARLALGEASVSDLAQPFEISLPAVSRHLKVLEQAGLVSRTREAQWRPCQLNAGPLKDAAGWIEHYRRFWDGSFERMDAYLAELQANKEAKDHERDD